In Hyalangium minutum, the genomic stretch CCGCGCGGGCCTCGCTCAGCAGGTTGCGCGCGTAGGGGCTGCGGGCGTGCTCCTCGCGCAGCAGCTTGATCGCCACCTTCCGGTTGAGGCTGACGTGCTCTGCCTCGTAGACGACACCCATTCCGCCCCGGCCGATGCACCGCTTCACCCGGTACTCGCCGAGCTGTTGACCCACCAATGCGTTCTCGTCTCCGGTGGTCGGCACTTCCGGAGCGGCTTCCAGAGAAGCCGTGGGAACGCCGTGCGCCGGACAGGCCGATTCTCCTGGAGGAAAACCGCGGCCGCAGACCGAGCAGAGGTGTGGAGTACTCAACGTCATGCGGAAGGGGCCTTGCACCATGGGTCGTATCACAGGTGCACAGTCGGCGTGTCCAAGGGCTCCTGCCCACCTGTTCTTTGAAGGGGAGCAGGGACACTGGATCCCTTACGGCGCGTCCTGAAGTCTCAGGCTTTGAGAAAGCCAGGGTGGGGAGACGCGTCTTGGCGCTTCTTCTCCGGAGTGATGCCCGCCAGGAAGTCCTCGACGTTGGCCACGGTCTTCTTCGTCTTGAGTTCCGCCACGGCGGGCTCCCTCGTTTGCGAGTTCGGGTTTACAGGTACCCGGCGGCCCGGAGGTTCTTTTCGATGCGCGCGTGCACGTCGCCCGGCTCCAGCTTCAGCTCCGTGCCCGTAATCCGCTCGTAGGCCGTGAGGTACTTCGTCGCCAGATCCACCCGCACTTCATCGGGAATCACCGGCGGCGTGCCGTGGCCCTGGAAGTTCCGCTCGCGGATCAGCCACTGGCGGATGTTCTCCTTGTCCAGCATCCGCTGGTCCTCGCCCTTCGTGAACCGCGCCTCGTACTCGTCCGCTACCCAGTACCGGCTCGAGTCTGGCGTGTGGATCTCGTCGATGACGTACAAGTCATCGCCCACCTTGCCGAACTCGTACTTCGTATCCACCAGGATCAACCCGCGTGTGCGCGCCCACTTCTGGCCCTCGGCGAACAGCGCCTTCGCCGCCTCCGTCAGACGAGCCCAGTCCCTCGGGCTCGCCAGGCCGCGCGACAGGATCTCCGCCTCGGAGATCGGCTCGTCATGCTG encodes the following:
- a CDS encoding phosphoribosylaminoimidazolesuccinocarboxamide synthase yields the protein MNTSALHAQLSHTLRQVNLPTLGTHYQGKVRDTYRQKDRLILVTSDRLSAFDHVLTTIPFKGEILNRLATFWFERTKHVVPNHILDVPDPNVTVARACEPFAIEMVVRGYLTGSLWRDYQKGTHTAYGLPFPAGLRKDEVFPEPIITPSTKAQYGQHDEPISEAEILSRGLASPRDWARLTEAAKALFAEGQKWARTRGLILVDTKYEFGKVGDDLYVIDEIHTPDSSRYWVADEYEARFTKGEDQRMLDKENIRQWLIRERNFQGHGTPPVIPDEVRVDLATKYLTAYERITGTELKLEPGDVHARIEKNLRAAGYL